One genomic window of Pseudomonadales bacterium includes the following:
- the purF gene encoding amidophosphoribosyltransferase codes for MCGVVGIVGTSDVNLKLYDALTVLQHRGQDAAGIMACEDGRLSQRKDVGLVRDVFHSRHMSRLRGKMGIGHVRYPTAGSSGPALAQPFYVNSPYGICMAHNGNLTNTDELLADLFKTDLRHINTDSDSEALLNVFARELQAQEKLQPEPADVFAAVRRVHRRCKGAYAVVGMIASYGLFAFRDPHGIRPLVYGQRKTDRGTEYMIASESVALDVLGFELVDDVAPGEAIYIDVQGELHLQQCSDHAELTPCIFEHVYFARPDSIIDDISVYKCRLRMGEKLADKIVREHPDHDIDVVIPIPDTSRVASQAIAEKLGLKFREGFMKNRYIGRTFIMPGQTQRKKSVRQKLNPVKLEFQGKNVLLIDDSIVRGTTSKEIIQMAREAGAKKVYMASAAPAVRYPNVYGIDMPSAQELIAHNRTDQEVAKIIGADWLVYQDIDDLVESAREGNPSIKKFDCAVFDADYITGDVDQHYLDLLESKRNDSAKMKNSSASGDRSVDVLGLHNSDAERA; via the coding sequence ATGTGTGGTGTGGTTGGCATTGTCGGTACAAGTGATGTAAATCTGAAGTTATATGATGCGCTGACAGTGCTGCAGCATCGTGGACAAGATGCTGCCGGTATCATGGCATGTGAGGATGGTCGTCTTAGTCAAAGAAAAGATGTGGGCTTGGTGAGAGATGTATTTCATTCCAGGCATATGTCGCGACTGCGGGGAAAGATGGGTATCGGTCACGTGCGCTACCCCACCGCGGGCAGTTCGGGTCCTGCTCTGGCTCAACCGTTTTATGTCAACTCGCCCTACGGGATATGTATGGCTCACAACGGCAACCTGACGAATACGGATGAATTGCTGGCGGACCTGTTTAAAACCGATTTACGGCACATCAATACCGATTCGGATTCCGAGGCGTTATTGAATGTGTTTGCACGGGAATTGCAGGCACAGGAAAAGCTGCAACCCGAACCCGCCGATGTGTTTGCGGCGGTACGGCGGGTTCACAGACGCTGTAAGGGGGCTTACGCTGTTGTAGGTATGATCGCCAGCTACGGATTGTTTGCCTTTCGCGATCCCCATGGTATCCGGCCACTGGTCTATGGTCAGCGTAAAACGGATCGCGGAACAGAATACATGATAGCTTCGGAGAGTGTGGCCCTTGATGTACTCGGTTTTGAATTGGTTGATGATGTTGCTCCTGGCGAGGCTATCTATATTGATGTACAAGGTGAACTGCACCTTCAGCAGTGCTCAGATCATGCCGAGCTGACTCCCTGTATTTTTGAGCATGTCTACTTTGCTCGTCCGGATTCGATCATCGACGATATTTCTGTATATAAATGCCGTTTGCGGATGGGGGAAAAACTTGCCGATAAAATTGTCAGGGAGCACCCGGATCACGATATTGATGTAGTAATTCCTATTCCTGATACCAGCAGGGTAGCATCCCAGGCTATCGCGGAAAAACTGGGGCTGAAGTTTCGTGAAGGCTTCATGAAGAACCGCTATATCGGGCGGACATTTATCATGCCTGGTCAAACTCAGCGCAAAAAATCTGTTCGCCAGAAGCTGAACCCGGTAAAGCTCGAGTTTCAGGGCAAGAATGTATTGCTTATTGATGACTCTATTGTCAGGGGTACCACCTCGAAGGAAATCATTCAAATGGCCAGAGAAGCGGGTGCCAAAAAAGTTTATATGGCCTCGGCTGCACCGGCAGTGCGTTACCCGAATGTTTATGGTATTGATATGCCTTCGGCGCAGGAGTTGATTGCCCATAATCGTACTGATCAGGAAGTGGCCAAAATCATAGGCGCCGACTGGCTGGTGTACCAGGATATTGATGACCTGGTTGAAAGCGCCCGGGAGGGTAACCCGTCAATCAAGAAGTTTGATTGTGCGGTGTTCGATGCAGATTATATTACGGGAGATGTCGACCAGCACTATCTCGACCTTCTTGAATCAAAACGCAATGACAGCGCCAAGATGAAAAACAGTTCTGCGTCAGGAGATCGCTCTGTCGATGTTCTTGGCTTGCATAACAGCGATGCTGAAAGAGCCTGA
- a CDS encoding CvpA family protein, with the protein MNWADWAILSVLGLSALISVIRGFVKEAVSLLIWVAAAVVASVFYERLAVWLVDLIDPASLRLLVSWVGLFVAVLIVGGLVNFLLGHLVKATGLSGTDRLLGLLFGVARGLIIVMAVLILLPGILPVQQDDWWQQSVLIPEFLRFESWARDIGSSFVNFFKQLF; encoded by the coding sequence ATGAATTGGGCCGACTGGGCAATCCTCAGTGTATTGGGTTTATCCGCCCTGATTAGTGTAATTCGTGGCTTTGTGAAAGAAGCTGTGTCGCTATTGATCTGGGTAGCTGCTGCTGTTGTGGCGTCTGTATTCTATGAACGTCTGGCTGTTTGGCTGGTCGATCTTATCGACCCTGCCTCGTTGCGCTTACTGGTGTCGTGGGTCGGGTTGTTTGTAGCGGTGTTAATTGTTGGTGGTCTGGTTAATTTTTTGCTGGGGCACTTGGTCAAGGCGACAGGTTTGAGTGGTACAGATCGATTGCTTGGTCTGTTGTTCGGGGTGGCGCGGGGCTTGATCATTGTGATGGCTGTGTTGATTCTGCTTCCTGGAATATTGCCTGTTCAGCAGGATGACTGGTGGCAACAGTCAGTATTGATTCCGGAATTTCTGCGATTTGAAAGCTGGGCCAGGGATATAGGCTCGTCTTTTGTTAATTTTTTCAAACAGCTTTTCTAG
- a CDS encoding tryptophan synthase subunit alpha has protein sequence MNRINQCLKKLASQGRKALIPYIVVGDPSLDVTLATMQKLVAEGADILELGVAFSDPTAEGPVIQRAHERALAKNTSLRDALSLVAEFRKTDSITPVVLMGYTNPIERMGYSAFVENASRAGVDGVLTVDLPPEEAEGFTAQLRAAEIENIFLITPTTTIARQKKIVSLAGGYLYYVSLKGVTGAGNLDVNSVKEKLKEIKTLTDLPVCVGFGIKDAQSAAAVADLSDGVVIGSVLVDKMSQMEQQGCFEKEAIAAAVSAIISEIRCAIDA, from the coding sequence ATGAATCGAATTAATCAATGCCTCAAAAAACTGGCATCTCAAGGCCGAAAAGCTCTCATTCCGTACATTGTGGTAGGTGACCCGTCCCTTGATGTGACGCTGGCAACCATGCAAAAGCTGGTAGCAGAGGGAGCAGACATTCTTGAGCTTGGTGTGGCTTTTTCAGACCCCACAGCTGAAGGGCCGGTGATTCAGCGAGCCCATGAAAGGGCTTTGGCAAAAAATACCAGCTTGCGGGATGCGCTCAGCCTGGTTGCTGAATTTCGAAAAACTGACAGTATCACGCCTGTCGTTCTGATGGGATACACCAACCCTATTGAACGAATGGGGTATTCGGCATTCGTTGAGAACGCTTCCCGGGCAGGTGTTGATGGCGTGCTCACGGTGGATTTGCCGCCGGAAGAGGCTGAGGGCTTTACTGCACAGCTGCGCGCTGCCGAGATAGAGAATATTTTTCTGATTACGCCAACAACAACGATAGCGCGCCAGAAAAAAATTGTCTCTCTTGCTGGAGGTTACCTCTATTACGTCTCTCTCAAAGGTGTAACTGGCGCCGGTAACTTGGATGTGAACTCGGTAAAGGAAAAGCTTAAGGAAATTAAAACATTGACTGATTTACCGGTTTGCGTCGGTTTTGGTATTAAAGATGCGCAGTCTGCGGCAGCAGTTGCGGATTTGTCTGACGGTGTTGTGATTGGCAGCGTGCTGGTAGATAAGATGTCGCAAATGGAGCAGCAGGGGTGTTTTGAAAAAGAAGCGATTGCGGCGGCAGTATCTGCAATCATTAGTGAAATACGATGTGCCATTGATGCTTAG
- a CDS encoding acetyl-CoA carboxylase carboxyltransferase subunit beta, whose translation MSWLEKIKPSGPTGQKKTRTASVPEGLWKKCPKCSAPLYRPELEKNLDVCPKCEHHIRIGARRRLDIFLDKDGRQEIASDVKAIDRLKFKDVKKYKDRLTEAQKATGEDEALLAMQGTVCDIPVVAVAFEFAFHGGSMGYAVGERFTRAAQVALEQNIPLVCFSATGGARMQEALISLMQMAKTSAIIEKLKQQGTPYISIMTDPVYGGVSASLALLGDINAAEPGARAGFAGPNIIEQTIRQKLPKGFQRAEFLLDHGAIDMIIHRADMRRCVASLLSKFTNQPEPEKTDDQEAVAS comes from the coding sequence ATGAGCTGGTTGGAAAAAATAAAGCCTTCCGGGCCCACAGGCCAGAAAAAAACACGGACGGCCAGCGTGCCAGAAGGCCTGTGGAAAAAATGCCCAAAATGTAGTGCCCCGCTTTATCGTCCTGAGCTGGAAAAAAATCTTGACGTCTGCCCGAAATGTGAGCACCACATTCGCATTGGTGCCCGTCGTCGACTGGATATCTTCCTGGATAAAGACGGCCGTCAGGAAATAGCGTCCGATGTAAAGGCAATTGACCGCCTGAAATTCAAAGATGTGAAGAAATACAAGGATCGTCTCACCGAGGCGCAAAAGGCAACGGGTGAAGACGAAGCCCTTCTCGCCATGCAGGGTACTGTTTGCGATATTCCTGTGGTGGCGGTGGCCTTTGAATTCGCCTTTCATGGTGGTTCCATGGGCTATGCTGTTGGTGAGCGCTTTACACGAGCCGCTCAGGTGGCTCTGGAGCAAAACATTCCTCTGGTTTGTTTCTCTGCTACTGGCGGTGCCAGAATGCAGGAAGCACTGATTTCCCTGATGCAGATGGCGAAAACCAGTGCCATTATTGAAAAACTGAAGCAGCAGGGCACACCCTACATCTCGATTATGACCGACCCGGTCTATGGTGGGGTTTCTGCGAGTCTGGCGTTGCTCGGAGATATTAATGCTGCGGAACCGGGTGCCCGGGCAGGGTTTGCAGGTCCAAATATCATTGAGCAGACTATTCGTCAGAAATTGCCAAAAGGCTTTCAGCGCGCAGAGTTTCTGCTTGATCATGGTGCAATTGACATGATTATTCATCGAGCCGACATGCGCCGCTGCGTTGCCAGCCTGCTTTCCAAGTTTACCAATCAGCCGGAACCTGAAAAAACGGATGACCAAGAAGCGGTCGCTAGCTGA
- a CDS encoding O-succinylhomoserine sulfhydrylase, whose protein sequence is MSENNEPDNLHLDTLAIRTGHVRTQHSEHSEPVFLTSSYVFDSAADAAAIFAGDQPGNVYSRYTNPTVAAFETRIAALEGGEQAVATSSGMAAILSTCMALLKSGDHVVCSRSVFGTTTNLFDKVLRKFGVETTFVTLTDLESWRAAITPETRLLFLETPSNPLCDVADIPALADLAHDNEALLVVDNCFCTPALQQPLSLGADIVVHSATKYLDGQGRCLGGVAIGRGEHMQEVLGFIRTCGPTMSPFNAWVFLKGLETLRLRMEAHSGNALVLAQWLQQQPCVEKVFYAGLEDHPGHELACRQQKGFGGVLSFQVKGGRTEAWKVIDNTHLLSLTANLGDAKTTIVHPATTTHGRLSTEQKAEAGIAENLIRIAVGLEHIDDLKADLARSFAKL, encoded by the coding sequence GTGAGTGAGAACAACGAACCTGACAACTTACATCTGGATACGCTGGCAATTCGCACAGGTCATGTGCGAACACAGCACAGTGAACACAGTGAACCTGTATTTCTGACATCCAGTTACGTGTTTGACAGTGCTGCTGATGCGGCAGCCATATTTGCTGGTGATCAGCCGGGCAATGTCTATTCCCGCTATACCAACCCGACTGTGGCGGCATTTGAAACACGCATTGCCGCACTGGAAGGCGGTGAGCAGGCCGTCGCCACCTCATCCGGCATGGCGGCTATTCTGAGTACCTGTATGGCGCTGTTGAAAAGCGGTGACCATGTGGTGTGCTCGCGCAGTGTATTTGGTACTACCACCAATCTTTTTGACAAGGTTCTGAGAAAATTTGGTGTTGAGACAACATTTGTCACGTTGACTGACCTTGAATCATGGCGAGCAGCCATCACGCCCGAAACCCGGTTGCTGTTTCTGGAAACGCCTTCCAACCCACTGTGTGATGTCGCGGATATTCCAGCCCTGGCAGATCTTGCGCATGACAATGAGGCATTGTTGGTGGTAGACAACTGTTTCTGCACCCCGGCTCTGCAGCAGCCGCTATCTCTGGGAGCGGATATAGTCGTACATTCTGCGACCAAATATCTCGACGGGCAGGGCCGTTGCCTTGGTGGTGTCGCGATTGGAAGGGGCGAGCATATGCAGGAGGTGCTGGGTTTCATCCGTACCTGCGGGCCAACCATGAGTCCTTTTAATGCCTGGGTCTTTCTGAAAGGACTTGAAACCCTGCGCCTGCGTATGGAAGCGCATTCTGGTAATGCACTGGTGCTGGCGCAATGGCTTCAGCAACAGCCTTGCGTGGAAAAGGTTTTTTATGCTGGCCTGGAAGATCATCCGGGCCACGAACTTGCCTGCCGCCAGCAAAAAGGGTTTGGTGGGGTGTTGTCATTTCAGGTGAAAGGAGGTCGGACAGAAGCCTGGAAAGTGATCGACAATACACATTTGTTGTCACTGACAGCGAATCTTGGTGATGCCAAGACGACAATTGTTCATCCCGCAACCACTACCCACGGCAGACTTTCGACAGAACAAAAGGCCGAAGCCGGAATTGCCGAAAACCTTATTCGCATTGCGGTTGGCCTCGAGCACATCGACGATCTCAAGGCTGATCTTGCACGGAGTTTTGCGAAGCTGTAG
- the folC gene encoding bifunctional tetrahydrofolate synthase/dihydrofolate synthase — protein sequence MTKKRSLAEWLTLLERRHPSEIDLGLERIAQVADRLQLNSPAAKVITIAGTNGKGSCVTVLERLLCDAGIAVGAYSSPHLLHYNERIRINGSDSSDESICRAFEQIERARGDTSLTYFEFGTLAALLIMRDARVDVAILEVGLGGRLDAVNIVDADVAIVTSIALDHQDWLGSDLNVIAGEKAAIARAEKPLIYGGDQMLPAITDTAKNTGARLLHLKQDFYFDLPTPLVLPEASVQCALQALSFVAPEVSKSLDLLRLKDITLRGRFQKVLVDDVMVILDVAHNPAAASRLAFKLKEIEAKGHLRAVAGIMADKDMAGIVAPLNELVDDWFPVEIPGQSRAADRKEWQGILCNTRVHESVEAGFETALSRSEAGDTLLVFGSFFTVAPVLKLLDQKGVVV from the coding sequence ATGACCAAGAAGCGGTCGCTAGCTGAATGGCTGACGCTGCTGGAACGGCGGCACCCCTCTGAAATTGATCTCGGTCTTGAGCGCATCGCTCAGGTCGCCGATCGGTTGCAGTTGAATTCACCCGCTGCAAAAGTGATCACTATTGCCGGAACGAATGGCAAAGGCAGTTGTGTCACTGTGTTGGAAAGACTTCTGTGCGATGCCGGGATAGCTGTGGGGGCATACAGTTCTCCCCATTTACTCCATTACAACGAACGCATCCGTATCAACGGTTCGGATTCAAGCGATGAATCCATTTGTCGAGCATTTGAGCAAATCGAGCGAGCGCGTGGTGATACGAGCCTCACCTATTTTGAGTTTGGTACGCTGGCGGCACTGTTAATCATGCGTGATGCGCGTGTTGATGTGGCCATTCTTGAAGTGGGCCTTGGCGGGCGGCTGGATGCCGTCAATATCGTTGACGCCGATGTTGCTATCGTCACCAGTATTGCCCTGGATCATCAGGACTGGCTGGGAAGTGATTTGAACGTCATTGCCGGAGAAAAAGCAGCTATCGCCCGGGCGGAAAAGCCGTTGATTTACGGTGGTGACCAGATGCTGCCTGCTATCACCGATACCGCAAAAAATACAGGCGCCAGGTTATTACACCTGAAACAGGATTTTTATTTCGATTTGCCGACGCCGCTGGTATTGCCTGAAGCCAGCGTGCAGTGTGCGTTGCAGGCACTGAGTTTCGTTGCTCCGGAGGTGTCAAAAAGCCTTGATCTTCTACGCCTGAAAGACATCACCCTGCGGGGGCGGTTTCAAAAAGTTCTGGTTGATGACGTTATGGTTATTCTCGATGTTGCTCATAATCCCGCTGCGGCAAGCAGGTTGGCGTTTAAGCTAAAAGAGATTGAAGCAAAGGGTCATCTGCGGGCGGTTGCTGGTATCATGGCGGACAAAGATATGGCTGGTATTGTCGCGCCATTAAATGAACTCGTGGATGACTGGTTTCCTGTTGAAATACCCGGACAGTCCCGTGCTGCAGATCGGAAGGAATGGCAGGGAATTCTGTGCAATACCCGTGTTCACGAGTCAGTCGAAGCGGGTTTCGAAACTGCTCTGTCCCGGAGTGAAGCAGGGGATACCTTGCTGGTGTTTGGCTCATTCTTTACTGTGGCACCGGTATTGAAACTGTTAGATCAAAAGGGAGTAGTTGTGTGA
- a CDS encoding DUF58 domain-containing protein, translating into MGTLFRSRLDRWFKKRLPPANLIQLSSRRLFIFPTRAGFVWLGLLLLSWLVATNYENNVVFGFTCLLTALFIVGILATYANLSGVSIRYIHAAPVFAGEIALIEVAISQPVRRERTALRLYFSEDEAVAVSLHGLESLSVKIPVATTHRGWFAPGWLTIESVYPLGLLRVWSRLDLNGRCLTYPRPVSGNPIQTLISGAGGDQICTDEGSEDFVGLNNYQPGDSLKRVAWKQFARGQGMHIKYYADFQSEELWLDWESFSGCDRESRLSRLCGQVLRIENSNQTDICYGLRLPGLEIAPACGETHRQQVLRSLALFELSHDREGQGQNALQGRQ; encoded by the coding sequence ATGGGTACATTGTTCAGATCAAGGCTTGATCGCTGGTTTAAGAAACGATTGCCTCCGGCTAACCTCATACAGCTTTCCAGCCGACGTTTGTTTATTTTCCCCACCCGTGCAGGGTTTGTCTGGCTGGGGCTGTTACTTTTGAGTTGGCTGGTAGCGACCAATTATGAAAATAATGTGGTGTTCGGGTTTACCTGTCTACTGACAGCACTGTTTATCGTCGGCATCCTGGCTACCTATGCCAATCTGTCTGGTGTCAGTATTCGCTATATTCATGCAGCGCCTGTGTTTGCGGGTGAAATCGCCCTGATAGAAGTTGCCATTAGCCAACCTGTCAGGCGTGAACGCACGGCACTTCGATTGTATTTCAGTGAGGATGAGGCTGTTGCGGTATCCCTGCATGGGTTGGAGAGCCTATCCGTTAAGATCCCTGTGGCAACCACCCATCGAGGCTGGTTTGCCCCCGGCTGGCTGACAATTGAAAGTGTTTACCCTTTGGGTTTATTGCGGGTCTGGAGCCGTCTGGATCTGAATGGTCGTTGTCTGACCTACCCACGTCCAGTAAGTGGCAACCCGATTCAAACATTGATATCCGGTGCCGGTGGCGATCAAATCTGTACTGATGAAGGCAGCGAAGATTTTGTCGGTCTGAATAATTATCAGCCGGGAGACTCTTTGAAGCGGGTTGCCTGGAAGCAGTTTGCCCGAGGGCAGGGTATGCATATCAAGTATTATGCTGATTTCCAGAGTGAGGAGCTGTGGCTGGATTGGGAGTCATTTTCCGGTTGTGACAGAGAATCGAGGTTATCCCGTCTTTGTGGCCAGGTTTTGCGCATAGAAAACAGCAACCAGACAGATATATGTTATGGACTGAGGCTGCCAGGATTGGAGATTGCCCCCGCTTGTGGGGAAACACATCGCCAGCAGGTTTTACGCAGTCTTGCATTGTTTGAACTGTCGCATGATCGCGAAGGTCAGGGCCAAAATGCCCTGCAAGGGCGTCAGTGA
- a CDS encoding MoxR family ATPase: MQKVIETIIGHVSQVLIGKEQQVKLSLACLFARGHLLIEDLPGMGKTTLAHGLASVLGLSYQRIQFTSDLLPADVIGVSVFNRDKSEFEFHPGPVFSQLLLADEINRTTPKTQSALLEAMAEGQVTVDGETRPLPQPFFVIATQNPVNQAGTFPLPESQLDRFLMRIELGYPDPASERQILSGTDPRKLLQQLKPLISPEQLTAIQNKVDTIKASEALIDYLQRLIQHTREAPVFHHGLSPRGALAVLQGARAWALIHGRGYTIPEDIQAVFPAVAGHRLRVKAELAEHSDVALAEQVLGSVDIL, translated from the coding sequence ATGCAAAAAGTGATCGAGACTATCATTGGTCATGTCAGTCAGGTACTGATTGGCAAAGAGCAGCAAGTCAAATTGTCACTGGCCTGTCTCTTTGCCCGGGGCCACTTATTGATTGAGGACTTGCCCGGGATGGGTAAAACCACGCTGGCTCATGGTCTGGCCAGTGTTCTTGGACTGTCTTACCAGCGTATACAGTTTACCAGCGATCTGTTGCCGGCCGATGTTATCGGCGTTTCTGTATTCAACAGGGACAAAAGCGAATTCGAGTTTCACCCCGGGCCGGTTTTCAGTCAATTATTGCTGGCTGATGAGATTAATCGCACCACACCGAAAACCCAGAGTGCTTTGCTGGAGGCTATGGCAGAAGGACAGGTCACCGTAGATGGTGAAACCCGACCACTGCCTCAGCCATTTTTTGTTATAGCGACCCAGAACCCTGTCAATCAGGCAGGAACCTTCCCTTTGCCGGAGTCCCAGCTCGACCGGTTTTTAATGCGCATTGAGCTGGGTTACCCTGATCCTGCTTCGGAGAGGCAAATACTGTCAGGTACTGATCCCCGAAAACTGCTCCAGCAACTGAAACCCCTTATATCGCCCGAGCAATTAACAGCCATTCAGAACAAGGTGGACACCATCAAGGCTTCTGAAGCCCTGATCGATTACCTGCAAAGGCTAATTCAACATACACGTGAAGCACCGGTTTTCCACCATGGCCTGTCACCGCGAGGCGCCCTGGCTGTGTTGCAAGGCGCCAGAGCCTGGGCACTGATTCATGGCCGGGGCTACACCATTCCCGAAGATATTCAGGCTGTTTTTCCGGCTGTGGCAGGGCATCGCCTGCGAGTAAAAGCCGAGCTTGCCGAGCACTCCGATGTTGCCCTGGCCGAGCAGGTGCTTGGCAGTGTTGATATTCTTTAG
- a CDS encoding SPOR domain-containing protein has translation MNVALKQRILGAVVLLALAAIFLPALLNFSDRRAVDRTTQIPPQPDISPIDTPEPVRPEGITPAERDTEIFQVGVDRADQGEDQDPEKSGLNTAGIPKAWLVQVGGFRERDKAQELLNGLLNDGYKAFIRVGPSKSGELHRVFVGPKIEKQRALSDKTAIDKKYHVDSIIVRFEP, from the coding sequence GTGAATGTCGCATTGAAACAACGCATTCTCGGTGCTGTTGTGTTACTTGCACTGGCGGCTATTTTTTTGCCTGCTTTATTGAATTTTTCTGACAGGCGAGCAGTTGATCGGACAACTCAAATCCCCCCACAGCCCGATATATCCCCAATTGATACTCCCGAACCCGTCAGGCCCGAAGGTATTACCCCTGCCGAGCGCGACACTGAGATCTTTCAAGTCGGTGTTGATCGTGCAGATCAGGGCGAGGATCAGGACCCGGAAAAATCCGGTTTGAATACAGCAGGCATCCCCAAAGCCTGGCTGGTTCAGGTTGGCGGCTTTCGCGAGCGCGATAAGGCGCAGGAGCTGCTCAATGGTCTCTTGAACGATGGTTACAAAGCCTTTATTCGTGTTGGTCCCAGTAAAAGTGGTGAGCTGCACCGGGTGTTTGTGGGACCCAAAATAGAAAAGCAACGGGCGCTTAGTGATAAGACGGCTATCGACAAAAAATACCATGTTGATTCCATAATAGTGCGTTTCGAACCCTGA